AACACGCAACTCAAGGTCCAATGCACTGATGTGGACGCGCCCTCGGCCGCGCTGGTGAGTGATTTGAAGCGCCTCGGGCTACTCGACGACACGCTCGTGATTTGGGGCGGCGAGTTCGGCCGAACGCCGTTCCTCCAGGGCAAGATCGAGGACGTGAAGAGTTGGGGGCGCGACCACCACCCGTATGTGTTCACGCTCTGGATGGCCGGTGGGGGAATCAAAAAGGGTACGAGCTACGGCGCGAGCGACGACTTCGGTTTCGCCCCCGCGAAGGACGCGGTTCACGTCCACGACCTCCAGGCGACGCTCCTGCACCTGCTCGGCCTCGATCACACCAAACTCACGTTCCGGTTCCAGGGGCGCGACTTCCGCCTCACCGACGTTCACGGCAGCGTCGTCAAAGGGGTGCTGGCGTAACCCCACGCCGCTAAACCATTCGATCGGGCACCCGTCCGACGAAATGTGCGCGGGCAATTGCCCGATCCGCGCCCGCCGGGATCTTTCGCACATTTCTCGCGGCGCGTTCATTCGCCCACCGCACGCATCATTCCCCTTCTACACCTGCGTTTATGTGCGTGCCAGTGGCGCGGGCCGGAGCGATTTCACCGCGGCGCCGGCACGCACCGTGCTGAAACTCATCCCAGTCGGTTGCGAGGACCGGCGACCTACACCGGGAGGGCACATCATGCCAGCGAGAAAGAAGCACCACACCATCGGTGTGTTTGAATCGAAAGCACGGGCCGAACAAGCGATCGCGGACCTTCGAGCCGCCGGCTTTGAAGAGAGTAAAATCGGGATGGTGTACCGCGACGCGGCCGGCAAAACGGTGAAGACCGGGGCCGCGGACGAGACCCACGCCGAGGAAGGCGCAATAGCCGGCGCGTTGGCCGGGGCCACGGGCGGGGCCCTCGTGGGGGCGGGTATTCTTGCCGGCGTGATCCCGGTCATCGGGCCGGTTCTGGCGCTCGGTACCCTCGGGACCGTGCTCGTTAACGCCGCGGGCGGCGCGGCCCTGATCGGGCTGGCGGGTGCGCTCGTCGGTTGGGGCATCCCGGAGGAGGACGCCGAGTTCTACGAGCGCGAAGTCGAGAACGGACGGTATCTCGTAACCGTTGATGCGAACGGGCGGGGGCTGGAGGCCCGCGACATCATGCACCGCCGGAGCGGGTTCGACCGCCAGGGGTGGACCGCCGTTCGCGCCGATCGCGCGAACATCGTGGCCGACGGCCGGTTCGAGGCGCAGGACGGGCGCGTGATTCAGCTCCGCGAGGAACAGCTCCGGGCCAACACGGAAGAAATCGAGACGGGCAGCGTGAGCGTTCGGAAAGAAGTTCACACCGAGCAGCGGCAACTCACCGTCCCGGTGGAGCACGAAGAGGTGGTCATCGAACGGCGCCCCGCGACCGGGACGGCGTCCGGAGAGATTCGGGCCGAAGAGATCCGCATACCGGTCAAAGAAGAGCGTGTGCGCGTGACTAAAGAGCCGGTCGTTACGGAAGAGGTAACGGTCGGCAAACGAAAGGTGCGCGAGAACCGAACGGTCAGCGGCACCGTGCGCAAAGAAGAAGCTGTCGTCGAATCCGAGGGCGGTGCCAAGGTGCGCCAGACGGTGAAAGCCGGTAAGAAGTAACCGAGCCCGGTACGCAACAAAACGCCCGCCAAAAGGCGGGCGTTTTGTTGCGCTCGTCAGAAATGAACACCCGGGAACCGCTTACGCAGCGCGGAAGGTACGTCGGCGGTGAATGCGTTGCCGGTCAGATCGAGTTCGCGAAGATTATTCATGTGAGACGACGCGACCAGCGCGAGGGCGCCGGCGTCGCTGATCGAGCACCAGCGAAGTGTCAGTATTTCCAGGTTTCGGAGCGCGTCGCTGGACGCAACGACCTCGAGCACGGGCGCATCGAGGCGCGTGTTTCCTCCGAACGCGAGCCACCACAACCCGCTCAGCGCCGCGCCACCCACGAGCGCGTGAAGTGGCGCGGAATCCGCCCGGTAGTTGCGAAATTCGAGTACCCGGAGCCGGTCCAAAAACGGGCACTTCGCGAGCGCGGTCGCACTTTTCAGGTCCATTTTCTGGACCACGACGGACTCGACGGGCGCTGCGTCCCAGATCGCTTTTGCGTTTCGCGCGAGCGTGCCCGCGTTTAGTACGGTTACGCCGGGGAACCCGCGCCAAAAGCCCGACCACGTTACGCCCCGGATGACCGGGTACTCGGCCTGCCACACGTCGCCGAAGCGCGCGAGCAGTTCTTGTTCGCGCTCCGCGCCGGCGAAGAATTTCCCCGCGCGCAACTGGCGCGCGTGGGCGCACTGCAGACGAATGAATTCGGCGCGCTCGGGCTGAGCATTTTCCTGGAGCCAGTCCGCGTACACGAGGCGCGGGGTGTCGTCGTTCGGTTCGGTCGCGATCGCGCGGACCAGTGCGAGTTGATCGACCGAGTGCGCGCGCACCGGCCGGCCCTTCGGCGGCGCGTAGCGGAAGAGCCGGACGTCCCACTCGTCCGCGACGAGCAGGTACCGGCCGTCGGCCGAAAATCCGATGGCCGCCCACTTCCCGGCGCGCGGCGCATCGGTGATCGCAACGCGCGCGTCTTCGGGCGCGTCGATCCCGGTTAACCGGCCCGCGGGATCGAACGCGAGTCGGTCCCCTTGGGGCGAACGCGCGGGCAGTTCGCAGCCGTACCGGGTGCCCGGCGCGCCGCACTCGCCGTGCATGGAGAACTCCGCCCCGCGCCACGCCAGCACGCCCCGCGCGGTATCAAACGCTCGTTCCGCATCGGCGGAACTGCCCATGCGGAGGCTCGTCGCCGCGCGCCCGAACCAGAGCCCGTACAGCCCGTCGGTGGTCCACACCACGAGCATCTGC
The Gemmata palustris DNA segment above includes these coding regions:
- a CDS encoding YsnF/AvaK domain-containing protein; the protein is MPARKKHHTIGVFESKARAEQAIADLRAAGFEESKIGMVYRDAAGKTVKTGAADETHAEEGAIAGALAGATGGALVGAGILAGVIPVIGPVLALGTLGTVLVNAAGGAALIGLAGALVGWGIPEEDAEFYEREVENGRYLVTVDANGRGLEARDIMHRRSGFDRQGWTAVRADRANIVADGRFEAQDGRVIQLREEQLRANTEEIETGSVSVRKEVHTEQRQLTVPVEHEEVVIERRPATGTASGEIRAEEIRIPVKEERVRVTKEPVVTEEVTVGKRKVRENRTVSGTVRKEEAVVESEGGAKVRQTVKAGKK
- a CDS encoding TIGR02996 domain-containing protein, with the protein product MWNLIELEPIPGRVRAVSAPDHRQMLVVWTTDGLYGLWFGRAATSLRMGSSADAERAFDTARGVLAWRGAEFSMHGECGAPGTRYGCELPARSPQGDRLAFDPAGRLTGIDAPEDARVAITDAPRAGKWAAIGFSADGRYLLVADEWDVRLFRYAPPKGRPVRAHSVDQLALVRAIATEPNDDTPRLVYADWLQENAQPERAEFIRLQCAHARQLRAGKFFAGAEREQELLARFGDVWQAEYPVIRGVTWSGFWRGFPGVTVLNAGTLARNAKAIWDAAPVESVVVQKMDLKSATALAKCPFLDRLRVLEFRNYRADSAPLHALVGGAALSGLWWLAFGGNTRLDAPVLEVVASSDALRNLEILTLRWCSISDAGALALVASSHMNNLRELDLTGNAFTADVPSALRKRFPGVHF